CCCACCCCCTTTAGTTTTGATATtataacagtaaaaaaaaaaaaaatgcaagaactacctagttttgaaactaacagTTTCATCCTGGAGAATAGAAAACTATCCCATTACAGTATTGACCTCCATTGTGACTCGGGCCATTCCTAAAAGCATAACTCTTCCAAGTTTCTCCAAATGCATTTGGACCAGGAGCTCTTTATATTCCAATTAATTGGTCCCCCATCCATGACCCTCACTCTTGCTTTTTCAGAAtttatatttctttaatttctatttcactGAAATAAGGTGTAACAATCtaaccaaacaatttcaaaaatataaatcaccccatgaaattgaaattgtaatcACACTAAATCAGGCCTATATTCAagcttaaaatcatttaaaatctTTAGCATTGTTAATCCCAATGCAAACAACGTTGTAATCATCAGACTTCTATCCCCCACAACACTTCCCACCTCGTCCACTAACAATTCTGACAGATTCAAGAGCATACACCAAATCCATACTCAAACTTATCACTTTCTGTATGTCAATCAATACTGTTTTCTAGAACTAACTACATTCTTCTCCACAAAGCAAAATCAACCTGTACATATTTTTCCCACAACTGATAACAAGCACAACATATTACTTCAACGGGAATAAATAGCTGACAGCCAACAATTGTGTAGCCGATTTCTTAAACAAATAGAATGTGTTCAGTCCTTGTCATAATGAATATACCACCTTACATGCACGGGTTAAAAAACCTCCTCCACATAATTCACATTAGAACGATACAACTGAAAACCCGCACAAGGGTCagcattaaaaaatatttagttCAAAAATGCCAATAAGGAGATTGTCTTGCAACATTTGCCATAAGTTCATGGGAATTCACAGAAAACCATATTAACATAGTGAAGGCAAAACGCTAGGAGTACAAAGGCCGACTCTTAACCATTCACCTTTCGAAGTCCTAGAGAATAACTCACTATCTTTAGCAGACAAACGTCTACTTATCACTCCACTGATCAAGATCCATTGAATAAGTGAAAGAATGGTGAACATTGATAGTATGACAaccaaaattttccttcaaaaaGCACAGAACATTCATGCCTCAAGCAACTAGAACATCAAGAAAATGTAAATAGAACCCACGAAGCAAATGATTGGCATGTAGAACTCGATATATTTAAAGCATATGCAATCATTTTGCATTCATTCAGAATTACTAATGGCGGCAAAAACCACTATGGTCTATTAGGAAGCCAACAGCTAAAGACTCTTAATTCGTGCCATaatatgttaaatgattgaCACAGAAGTTTCGGGAGTTACTCGAAAGCTGTATATCAGCTCAAATGAAAACAACTTCAGCAGAGTTTTTCAATTTAGTTTTCAAGGTTGCACCACATAAAGTAAGATCAGAGGAACAAAAGCTCCAACTGACCTGCATAAGATAAAAACACAGGCATACCAGCAGAGCTACTGGAACAGACCGCAACCAGGTAGACCAAATCAGACCAAAGCCAATCAGCACCAAAATCAGTAGTACCAGATTCAACCTGACCCGCAACTAGAAATGCAATCAACAGCAGCATTAGGTGGATATCGGCTACCACTTCACAGGTACAGCCACAACTTCATGTGCTATCACACTGATACCAATATTATCCGCTACAGCTTCACAGCTACAGCCACAACTCCATGTGCTATCACATCTCAATACATGATGCAACAAATCAATATCCTAATAACTAGACATTGAATGACTTGAAGTCTAACCAAGAACCCTAAACAAAATAAGCAACCATGCAGCTGTTACCCTGTTGACCATGTTATAATGGAAGGGTCAAGCTCAGCAAATAGGCCTCATTCTCGAGTCTGCAACAACATTCGAATCTCAGGTCCAGGACACTCGCAGCATCAGCTACAGGTAAATTATGTTCCCCCTCTGccaatgttcttaggccatcaCAGCTACAACTACTCCTTTCAAGGCCCAAAACATTACAACCATTGAAGCCATGGAGTGTGGTCAGGTAAAATGCCTGAATCCAGATGGATGAaagaccaaaaaaagaagataattgAATCATGAATCTTACCAATCATTGGATCATCACAGCAAACTGATTAACATTTTAGGAAGTGAGAACCACCAGATTACTACTGTTTGGAACGAGCATCAAAACGAACATCATCCATCAAGTACAAAACAGCATCAACAGCTACAATATCACCATCTCGCCAATCAGCCACATTAATTCTTTTCACGAACATAACTATAAAATCCCAATATTCAATTCATCCAAGTCAGAACTCCCATGACTAAGCTAGAAAAGGAACATgctttagaaaaagaaaatgaaaacagaaaTACGAGAGTTGACACATTATGAAACCTCTTGTAAACACCATCAGAATCTACTCAAACCTACAAATTACAAAAGACATCAAAGTGCCAATTATTTTAGCTAAACCTAAGGATGCATCAAGTTCAACAAAATAATTAACCTTCAAATGAAGTCCAGAGCTACCAAAACTATCATCTAGTAATTTGACTAGGACAAGCAAAACCATGAAGCTATTTTCCAGTAGCAATAGAGCTACAGATGGTACATTAACCAATATTCAGTGCCAGAACAAGCCATGCTACTCCATCATTCCTGCAAGACAAATCAAGATCACTTGATTTCAGTAATCAGTCCAGgttcaaaagaaaataatgaaaacaacAGGTGCAAGAACTCACATCAGCATCTGAATTCTGTGGAGACGAGCTCCGAGAAGCACCAGTTCGATCTCGGGGTGAAGCACTTCTAGGTGATGACGAACGCTCATCTTGGCTGAGTCTATCAGGACTTCCATCCCTAGATGGAGGCGTCTTCCTTGGAGAAGGACTATGTCGAAGAGGGGAAGCACTACAAGATAAATATAGATAATGTCAAGCAAAATAGGCTGTAATGCACAAAAATTAGACCACTACAAGcccaaataagaaaatacaaaccTCTCATAAGACCGGCTGcggcttctccttctctcatcaTCATACCTGCCTCTGCCACGACCTCGGTAGTAATCAGGACTAACACTGCGACTCCTGGTTCGGCGGCGATAATCCCTCTCCCTGTGACGATACCTGTCACGATCATATCTACCCCTACTTCTACTACGACTTCTCCTCCTGTAATCCCTATCCCTGTAATCATCTCGGTACCTGAAATTATTGATGATCAGCTTGTGTAAGTTATATGAGAGTTGAAGTTCAAACCTATATTTTACAAGGAATTCATCAAGCTCACAGCATTGTAATTTCCAGCATATGTGTCTAAACTAAGAAATACCAAgccatttagaaaataaatcaataaatattgGTATAAGCTGTAattgagaataaaataaaaattgagatACAAGATGTTCCCAACACACTTGTCATATGCCTCTGAAAATGCACTTCCTCGGGAGTCGGAGACCAAGGTATCAAATTCAAATTAATGAATCATAACAGCACTCCAACCCAAGTTTTtaaaaaagacaaataaaatgGCAGTACAGCTACAGAATAGAACTAACTGGACTAAACACTTCTACTACAACCATTTCTTAGGTGTCAGGAAACCAATCAATTTCACAATACAACTGCACTCCTGCAACAGTTCTCtacaaaagaaaatatcaaattgCACTCCAACTGCAGCATAAATAACGCATGGACTTGACTCTTCTGGTACAAGTCCTAGAAGTCCTTCCTCATTTCAATAAAACTATTTACTGATGTCAGCAAAAACCTATCACACCAAATTCAAACATTCTCATCCAAACTGGACTACCCTTAGAACAGTAGTCTACTAAGAACAACATTGCATCTACTATTTATTAGATTATTCCTAAATTGTGAATGCTTAACTGCAGCTTTTTTTAGTATTGTCTGTATCATTGCCTGTTCAATTATTCCTAAATTGTGAATGCTTATTGCACCTTACCTCAGTAGTGTTTGTATCACTGCCTGTTCAACACACAAAAAAGTACATATGCATACAACACTGCTTATTTATGCTAGTATTGACAAAACATAAATCCAGGTTATTAGttaacaataaaaagaaaatcttctaaTATTATTTTAAAACCTAAAAACAAGCATGAAGAAATTACAATAGTATCAAAAATAATAAACCAGGGAAGGAGTATTGAATCTATTGATCAGCTGCAGATCATCATAATTACATGCTGCTTTACTTAGCAGTCCAAATGCTTGTTGGGAATACACGAAAATTTATTTGTATGTCTTAATACATAAACATAAACCAAAACAGAACTCCTAGTGCCCAACATAAGGCCCATGGAAAGGCCTGTTCAGATTTAATTGCATAACCCCACATTCAC
This genomic stretch from Macadamia integrifolia cultivar HAES 741 chromosome 2, SCU_Mint_v3, whole genome shotgun sequence harbors:
- the LOC122069560 gene encoding serine/arginine-rich splicing factor SC35-like — its product is MSHFGRSGPPDIRDTYSLLVLNITFRTTADDLFPLFDKYGKVVDIFIPRDRRTGDSRGFAFVRYKYADEAQKAVERLDGRNVDGREIMVQFAKYGPNAEPIQKGRIVESLTKSRGRSRSRSPRPRYRDDYRDRDYRRRSRSRSRGRYDRDRYRHRERDYRRRTRSRSVSPDYYRGRGRGRYDDERRRSRSRSYESASPLRHSPSPRKTPPSRDGSPDRLSQDERSSSPRSASPRDRTGASRSSSPQNSDADE